In Elaeis guineensis isolate ETL-2024a chromosome 1, EG11, whole genome shotgun sequence, a genomic segment contains:
- the LOC105032143 gene encoding uncharacterized protein, whose protein sequence is MLLMDKNSIQRTHYDVLSVREDASYDEIRAAYRTAILSSHPDKLHGKLDVSDLQHKQEEKFLDVQKAWEVLSDSKSRANYDRELQACGQVVEVVYNEVELGDMAMETVGDVQEFFYQCRCGDYFLITSLELGEMGISLHENGVEVQTSAELSPSSVLLPCGSCSLKIRLIIDANH, encoded by the coding sequence ATGCTTCTCATGGACAAGAATTCCATCCAAAGGACACACTATGATGTTTTGTCAGTGAGAGAGGATGCTAGCTATGATGAAATCCGAGCTGCTTACAGGACTGCTATCCTTAGTTCTCATCCTGATAAATTACATGGGAAACTAGATGTATCAGATCttcaacacaaacaagaagaaaaaTTCCTGGATGTGCAGAAGGCATGGGAAGTTCTTTCTGATTCCAAGTCCAGAGCAAACTATGATAGGGAGCTGCAAGCCTGCGGGCAGGTAGTGGAGGTTGTGTACAATGAAGTCGAATTAGGGGACATGGCAATGGAGACCGTAGGTGATGTTCAAGAGTTCTTCTATCAGTGCCGCTGTGGTGATTATTTCTTGATCACGTCATTGGAGCTTGGGGAGATGGGCATCTCATTGCATGAGAATGGAGTAGAAGTACAGACATCAGCTGAGCTGTCACCATCCTCAGTTCTTCTTCCCTGTGGTTCTTGTTCACTTAAAATCCGTCTTATTATAGATGCGAATCATTGA